The Nitrosococcus watsonii C-113 genome includes the window ATTGGCGATAAGCCGGAAGCGCAAAAACTGGCCACTATGCAGGGAAAGTGGATAGTCCCGGCGAGCTACGACTCTAATACCTGCGGCCGCCTCCCCTGGGGCTGCTTCTGATTGCAGCAGCAATTGGACGTTTTGACCTGGTCGGGGGCATTCCATTCGAAATAAAAAACTGCGCTCGGCAACTCCCTGGCCCGGAAACAGTTGCCAGAGAGAGCGATGCCATTGATAGGGATCGCGGGCATAGCGCCAGTCGATTTCAATCTTGCTCAGGTACATGGCTTTCCCCTCGGCTACTGGAGTGGATATAGGCCCGTCGACTAGCAAACTGTCGGGGCCGAACGATGATGGGCTCATCCCGAAGGCGCAATTGCGGTAACTCAGCTTCCCCTTCCTCGCTATAGATCACGCCGCCTAAGGGTTCGACGAGACTTAAGGCAGCAAGACTATCAGCCGCCTCAACGACGGCTTCGAACAACGGTCGCTGCAAAGGACAACTGCGCCGGCCTAGATAAGGCGTAAACACTGGTTGCTGCACTGCCTGAATCAGCGCAGCCAAGGGAATAGGGGCTGCCGCCGCTGCTTTCACGGCGACCGTGAAGGAAGCGTCACACAGGTATTCCCGCCGGGAGACCACGGGATAGTGGCTAATTTTTCCCCCAACCTTGCGGGCATCGAGAACCGTATGAAAATCGGCCAGCTTAACGGGAGAGAAGGTGCGCTCATCTGCCCGCACGGAAAAGCGTATACTCTGGGCCAAGGCTAATTGCCCGGCCTCGTCGTCCCGGCGCAGGCCCAGGCAGGCCCCCAGCAACCCCAGCAATCCACTACGGCTAGGAAAGTTCAAGCTTGGGCGGTAAACCTCATAGGTATGGCTGCCCCAAGCTTGCATCATGCCGGCAAGCTTTAGCATTAAAAAGGATTGCATGCTGGCCTCCTAGGAAAGCGGGTTTCCATGCCTCACCCAATCGGCCAATCCTGCCAGAGTATCATGGTATGCCATCTTCTCTGGCAGGGTGCCGGGGCTGGCCAGGGTAAACAAGGCCGCCTGCTCATCTAGTCCGTACCCGCGATGCATCTGTTGCCAATATTGCAATAATTTATCCACCGAGGGTTCCTTGAAACCGCCCGCCTTACCCTTTTGCACGGGAGCCTCGAAGGCGTTGGCGAGCGATACCGGGATATCGGCGAAACTCACCAGGACGCAATCAGCCAGATTATGGGCAGCAAAGCTCTGCTGTTTGGCGGACGGCACCACCGTGGCTAGCAGATGGGCCAAATGCTTAGCGATCTCCAGTGCCCGCTCCCGTGGAGTACCGCCAAGATTTTCCTGTAATTGCTGGATATTCAAGCTGGCATAGCGGTAAAAAACTCCACTGGAAAACTCTTGGGTATTGAGATGCCCCGCCCCTATCTCACCGGCATCGGCTACGAGATCATCCACGGCAGTAAACCAGTCGATGTCGCTGTCCACGGCATGGGTAGTCATGGCATGGGCCACCGCCAGAGCGCCATCCACTGGCGTCATAATCCCCGAGGTGGTCATGCGCCCGGAAAGGGCGATGTCAAGCCCTTGGGAAGTTGCCGCGCGGAATTCGGCGGATTCTTTAGCAATTTTTTTAGCGAGTTTTTTATTGTCAAATCCTTCTTCAGTCTCGCCCATCTTGATCGCCTCGCAGTATTTAGCCACTTCGGCGACCACCCAGGGCGCAACCGCGTCAGCTTCCGTATCATCAGCAATGCCTTCCTTGTCCGATAGCCATTGAATAGCTTTGATGACCAAGTCCTGGGAATAACGATCCTCCAATTCATGAACGCACTTTTTAGTAAACCGGCCCAGCTCTCGAGTCCTCACCGAGGGTTTTCCCAGGTATTCCCGATAGTAATCACTATGGCGGATAGCCCGTTTCAGGCTTTGGCTGGAGATACGCACCCGCCGCACGCCACCAAAAACCGCGGATTTTTGCATGTTCATGTCATCCCGGTTGAGGCAAGAAGGGCTGTGGGAGATCAGCACATGGAAATTAATAAAATTTTTCATTACCTATTACTCTTCGCATTATGGGCTTATCAGGCCGCGGATTCACCGCTATGGACAAGGTAAAACTCTTCCAGCAGGCGGCGCTTGTCCTCTGGCCGCCAAAAATAGAGTTGCCAGCCAAATCGCTGCCAATTCACTGTAGGCTCTACCTGTTGTAGTAAACGGCGCAGCTGGAGGAGATCATTAGGAGAAGTGCTGCGAATGACCTGGAACAGGCGTTGCTCATGGATACGGTGCTTTGCCAATTGCGCTCCCAAGGGGAGCGCCTCATGGGCATGTTTGAGCCAAGGCAGGCAAAATGCTACCCGCAGCCATTTTTCAGAGGCCCTTTGTCCTGGAAGCAGCCGGTAAAAACCAGGGATGCTGGCCAAACCTTCCGGCGAGCGCACCCGGCGCAGCTCGGCCCGTGGGCCATTAGCAAGTTGCTCGTACCTGAAGCGCAGGGCAGCGAAATCAATGGACGTCGACATGATGAGTCTCCTTTAGCTGAGCTAATTCCTTATGAAATTTCGATCTCCCGGCGGCAATGGCGTGGATCAACTCCGGATCGTGCTGATAAGGAGCGATAGCCTCTTCGTATAGCTGTCTGGCTAGTGTTACCAGGCGAGCAATAAAAGTAGCCTTCTGCGCCTGGAAAGCGCTAACATCCAATTCCCGCAGGCTGGCATGCACCACCGGCTCGCTCAGGGCATAGAAACGGGCTTCCGCTGGTTCATGGACTTTCACTCCTAAGCCCTTGAATACGTTCTTTTGGCCTTTTACCGCCCAATACAAGCTGCCGCGCAGCAGTTGCTTGATTTCTAACCCAACCTGGACCAGCTGCGCCAGTTGCTCACCGCCTTCCTCCCATCCGGGAGAAAAGCTGAACAGCTCATGACGGCGCTCAATAACATTGGCTTGTTTATTGCGATAGCCGCCCACCAGCAGTTGCAACCGGCGACCTCTGCCCATGCTACGCTGCCGCCGGCTGCTTACCACGGCCGCCGGAGTATGTCCCTCCTTATCGCCCGTTTTGTCGATCAGGAATTGTGTTAATCGAGTCCAGGCCGGAGCGGTAGTGGTAAAGGAGGCATAACGTTCTTCCTTCTCTCCTTTAGCCAATTTAAATAGCCGGGGGCTATGGGGAGCCAGAGACCCTTGAACTCGTAGCGGAATTTTTCTTTGTTAAAACCCGAATAGCGCCGTTCCACCTTGGCCCCACAGTGATCGCAAGCACCGCCCGACTCCGGCAGCAATTCAATGCGGGCCGGCTGCCAAAAGAGTCCCCGCAGCAGGCCAATTTGATTCCCATATAATTTTTGACCTGCCCGAATAGGCTCCACCCAAACTGGCCGGTCTGGAGTCATTCCCCCATAGAGGCATAATTCACTTTCAGGCAAAACATTTTCCCAAATACACCGGCGCAGCTTGGGGGAATCAATCAGGGTGGTGATCGGCGCGCTGCCCCGCAAGCTCCCTTTGAAGCCACCGCCGAAGCTGGGGCAATTATTGGCTTGATTAAAAATCCCGATAGCCGCGCAGCCACCGCATACTGTTTTGATTTCGCCCTCGGCATTGAAAAAAGCCTGATTATTGCCTTCAGGCAAACCAATAAAGAGCTTTTGAATCGGTGTAACCTCGGCGGCCTGTACCCCCCGCGTTTGCATGAACGGCGTGTCCGGGTGCTCCAGATCGAACCAGTCCCGATAATCTGCAATACCCTGCTGGAATTCCGCCTCGCTCAGCGGGGTTTTAATCCGTACCCGCAAGGTCCGCTGATCAGCGGGGGT containing:
- the cas5e gene encoding type I-E CRISPR-associated protein Cas5/CasD codes for the protein MQSFLMLKLAGMMQAWGSHTYEVYRPSLNFPSRSGLLGLLGACLGLRRDDEAGQLALAQSIRFSVRADERTFSPVKLADFHTVLDARKVGGKISHYPVVSRREYLCDASFTVAVKAAAAAPIPLAALIQAVQQPVFTPYLGRRSCPLQRPLFEAVVEAADSLAALSLVEPLGGVIYSEEGEAELPQLRLRDEPIIVRPRQFASRRAYIHSSSRGESHVPEQD
- the cas7e gene encoding type I-E CRISPR-associated protein Cas7/Cse4/CasC, which produces MKNFINFHVLISHSPSCLNRDDMNMQKSAVFGGVRRVRISSQSLKRAIRHSDYYREYLGKPSVRTRELGRFTKKCVHELEDRYSQDLVIKAIQWLSDKEGIADDTEADAVAPWVVAEVAKYCEAIKMGETEEGFDNKKLAKKIAKESAEFRAATSQGLDIALSGRMTTSGIMTPVDGALAVAHAMTTHAVDSDIDWFTAVDDLVADAGEIGAGHLNTQEFSSGVFYRYASLNIQQLQENLGGTPRERALEIAKHLAHLLATVVPSAKQQSFAAHNLADCVLVSFADIPVSLANAFEAPVQKGKAGGFKEPSVDKLLQYWQQMHRGYGLDEQAALFTLASPGTLPEKMAYHDTLAGLADWVRHGNPLS
- the casB gene encoding type I-E CRISPR-associated protein Cse2/CasB; this encodes MSTSIDFAALRFRYEQLANGPRAELRRVRSPEGLASIPGFYRLLPGQRASEKWLRVAFCLPWLKHAHEALPLGAQLAKHRIHEQRLFQVIRSTSPNDLLQLRRLLQQVEPTVNWQRFGWQLYFWRPEDKRRLLEEFYLVHSGESAA